A region from the Corylus avellana chromosome ca7, CavTom2PMs-1.0 genome encodes:
- the LOC132186491 gene encoding xyloglucan endotransglycosylase/hydrolase protein 8-like — protein MADPALHPETQPLKQIAIDYTPEACTHCPNSNTITLTFDHRGGARWRTTTRFLYGTFSALIKCPTGNTSGLNFNLYLSSLEGDKSQDEIDFEFLGKDLTVVQTNYYTAGTGSRESIHQLGFDCSDGFHEYVIKWGPNEIQWLIDGKAVRTEKKGDGEDFPEKPMFLYASVWDASYIDEARWTGKYVGCDAPYVCVYKDIHVPAGTALESSCDS, from the coding sequence ATGGCTGATCCAGCTCTCCACCCAGAAACCCAACCCCTCAAACAAATCGCCATAGACTACACCCCAGAAGCCTGCACCCACTGCCCCAACTCCAACACCATCACCCTCACCTTCGATCACCGCGGCGGCGCTAGGTGGCGCACCACCACGAGGTTCCTCTACGGCACCTTCAGCGCCCTCATTAAGTGTCCTACAGGGAACACCAGCGGCCTCAACTTCAACCTCTACCTCTCCTCCCTAGAGGGCGACAAATCTCAGGACGAGATCGACTTCGAGTTCTTGGGCAAGGACCTGACCGTCGTGCAAACCAACTACTACACTGCCGGCACCGGCAGCAGGGAGAGCATTCACCAGTTGGGTTTCGACTGCTCTGATGGGTTCCACGAGTATGTGATCAAGTGGGGCCCGAACGAGATCCAGTGGCTCATTGATGGGAAAGCGGTGAGGACGGAGAAGAAGGGGGACGGTGAGGATTTTCCTGAGAAACCCATGTTTTTGTATGCCTCCGTTTGGGATGCAAGCTACATTGATGAGGCGAGGTGGACTGGGAAGTATGTGGGGTGCGATGCACCGTATGTTTGTGTCTACAAGGATATTCATGTGCCGGCTGGGACTGCACTGGAGTCTTCTTGTGATTCGTGA
- the LOC132188220 gene encoding RING-H2 finger protein ATL80-like, whose translation MTGSGMNLITAVIGFGMSATFIIFVCTRIICGRLRRAESRPMFEIESGIDLEQPEPGVRGLEPVLVAAIPTMKFSHEAFSSMEDPQCSICLAEYQEKEVLRIMPKCGHNFHLCCIDVWLRRQSTCPVCRLPLQDSFGTKHERPPVFSITQSFDDSEVSMEHSHLWLLPGLERAIENVSIQGHVEPVLVNTPEPTLSGEAERRQ comes from the exons ATGACGGGTTCAGGAATGAATTTGATTACCGCTGTTATTGGGTTTGGGATGAGTGCaacatttattatatttgtctGCACAAGAATAATCTGTGGGAGGCTCCGCAGGGCGGAATCACGGCCCATGTTCGAGATTGAATCAGGGATTGATCTTGAGCAG CCAGAGCCTGGGGTTAGAGGCCTTGAACCAGTTCTGGTTGCTGCGATCCCTACCATGAAATTCAgccatgaagctttcagttctATGGAAGATCCACA GTGCTCAATATGTTTGGCAGAGTACCAAGAGAAAGAAGTACTACGAATAATGCCCAAATGCGGCCACAATTTTCATCTCTGTTGCATTGATGTGTGGCTCAGAAGACAGTCTACTTGCCCTGTCTGTCGTCTACCATTACAAGACTCTTTTGGAACAAAACATGAAAGACCACCTGTGTTTAGTATCACTCAATCTTTTGATGATTCTGAGGTCTCAATGGAACATTCCCATCTGTGGCTGCTTCCTGGCCTTGAGCGTGCAATAGAGAATGTAAGTATCCAAGGGCATGTTGAGCCTGTTCTTGTGAACACCCCAGAGCCAACACTTTCTGGAGAAGCAGAAAGAAGACAATGA
- the LOC132186980 gene encoding protein-ribulosamine 3-kinase, chloroplastic, with protein sequence MVAHVGVISLGSCLPSLPRLHRSCSPKHTPFAMATMSEDPVREWILSDGKATQITKTSSVGGGCINLATRYDTDAGSFFVKTNRSIGPSMFEAEALGLGAMYETRAIRVPKPFKVGPLPTGGSYIIMEFIQFGNSRGNQSVLGRKLAEMHKAGKSEKGFGFEVNNTIGSTPQINTWSLDWIQFYGEHRLGYQLKLALDQYGDSTIYEKGQRLVKSMGPLFENVAIEPCLLHGDLWSGNISSDNNGEPVILDPACYYGHSEAEFGMSWCAGFGGAFYNAYFEVIPKQPGFEKRRDLYLLYHYLNHYNLFGSGYRSSSMSIIDDYLRMLNA encoded by the exons ATGGTGGCACACGTAGGAGTCATCTCTCTCGGCTCTTGCTTGCCTTCTCTCCCTCGTCTTCATCGGTCCTGCTCCCCCAAGCACACACCATTTGCCA TGGCCACGATGAGTGAAGATCCGGTTCGTGAGTGGATTCTCTCAGACGGAAAGGCAACACAGATAACAAAAACCAGTTCTGTAGGCGGTGGTTGCATCAATCTTGCTACTCGTTATGATACTGATGCAGGTTCTTTCTTTGTAAAAACAAACAG GAGTATTGGTCCTTCAATGTTTGAGGCAGAGGCTCTTGGTTTAGGTGCCATGTATGAAACCAGAGCAATCCGTGTGCCTAAGCCATTTAAG GTTGGACCCCTACCAACGGGTGGTTCATACATCATCATGGAATTCATTCAATTTGGTAATTCCCGTGGCAATCAG TCTGTTCTAGGGAGGAAACTTGCTGAAATGCATAAAGCTGGAAAATCAGAGAAGGGCTTTGGCTTTGAAGTAAATAACACCATTGGCAG TACACCACAGATAAACACTTGGTCATTAGATTGGATTCAGTTTTATGGGGAGCATAGATTGGGTTACCAGTTGAAGTTGGCCCTAGACCAGTATGGTGATAGCACCATTTATGAAAAAG GACAAAGACTGGTGAAGAGTATGGGACCTCTCTTTGAAAATGTGGCGATAGAGCCATGCTTGCTACATGGAGACCTGTGGAGTGGAAATATTAGCTCTGACAACAATGGCGAGCCTGTTATACTTGACCCAGCATGTTACT ATGGACATAGTGAGGCAGAATTTGGAATGTCGTGGTGCGCCGGCTTTGGGGGAGCATTCTATAATGCCTATTTTGAG GTGATACCTAAACAGCCAGGCTTTGAGAAGAGGAGAGATCTTTATCTGTTGTATCATTATTTGAATCATTACAACCTCTTTGGTTCCGGCTACCGTTCATCTTCCATGTCTATAATAGATGACTATTTAAGGATGTTAAATGCGTAG
- the LOC132188392 gene encoding uncharacterized protein LOC132188392, with the protein MEGMAETTPLAEQLVLSLEQATHMAKQLHTTNDPTHHLQIYTSLHQAHHHLSTFLSKTQFPPPPPVAENSLSSATGAVAGDENDTDPMQIMDGDDAVEEAEENSKGIVESVEEKMRNCFIKNKRPKRRLSPSALAVAEERRLNDDGDGWGVKGFDPHATRLRALDLVYQFHG; encoded by the coding sequence atggaGGGCATGGCTGAGACAACGCCATTGGCAGAGCAGCTGGTACTCTCACTAGAGCAAGCGACCCACATGGCCAAACAGCTCCACACCACCAATGATCCAACCCACCACCTCCAAATCTACACCTCCCTCCACCAAGCCCACCACCACCTCTCCACGTTCCTCTCCAAAACCCAGTTTCCTCCTCCGCCTCCCGTCGCAGAAAACTCCCTCTCCTCCGCCACCGGTGCCGTCGCCGGCGACGAAAACGACACCGATCCGATGCAAATCATGGACGGTGATGATGCGGTGGAAGAAGCTGAGGAGAATTCGAAGGGCATAGTTGAGAGCGTTGAGGAGAAGATGAGGAACTGCTTTATCAAGAATAAGCGGCCCAAGCGGCGGCTATCGCCTTCGGCGTTGGCAGTGGCGGAGGAGAGGAGGCTGAATGATGATGGGGATGGGTGGGGAGTGAAGGGGTTTGATCCTCATGCGACGAGGTTGAGGGCTTTGGACCTTGTCTACCAGTTTCATGGCTGA
- the LOC132186689 gene encoding ribosomal RNA small subunit methyltransferase, chloroplastic → MTAGSLPLQSLPPIPPRRTLKAPLPAHNGTAGARRRISPIPLYIACAKRSPSPSPSPDGYHATLRALNSKGRTPRKSLGQHYMLNNEINEQLASVASVEEGDVVLEIGPGTGSLTNVLINAGAIVLAIEKDPHMATLVSERFAGKDRFKVLEEDFVKCHIRSHMLSLLGSIKSLDQSKSRRAKVVSNIPFNISTEVVKLLLPMGDIFSEVSLLLQEETAVRMVESSLRTSEYRPINVFVNFYSDPEYKFKVPRTNFFPQPNVDAAVVTFKLKQPAEYPRVSSTKSFFSMVNSAFNGKRKMLRRSLQHICTSLEIEKALGSVGLPITSRPEELTLDDFVNLHNLIVKV, encoded by the exons ATGACCGCCGGATCTCTTCCACTCCAATCTCTGCCGCCAATACCTCCGAGACGAACCCTCAAAGCTCCACTCCCGGCGCACAATGGCACCGCCGGCGCACGAAGAAGAATTAGCCCCATTCCGCTATACATAGCCTGCGCGAAGagaagcccaagcccaagcccaagcccagaCGGTTACCACGCCACTCTCAGAGCTCTCAACTCCAAAGGTCGCACCCCAAGAAAATCCCTCGGCCAG CATTATATGCTGAATAATGAGATCAATGAGCAGCTCGCCAGTGTAGCCAGTGTAGAAGAAGGCGATGTTGTGCTAGAAATTGGGCCTGGGACGGGTTCTTTGACTAATGTTCTCATCAATGCCGGTGCCATTGTTCTTGCCATTGAAAAG GATCCACATATGGCCACTCTTGTGAGTGAAAGATTTGCAGGCAAAGACAGGTTTAAG GTTTTAGAAGAGGACTTCGTCAAATGTCACATTCGCTCCCATATGTTGTCATTGCTGGGAAGTATAAAGTCATTGGACCAGTCAAAATCAAGACGTGCAAAA GTAGTCTCCAATATACCCTTCAATATTAGCACAGAAGTAGTCAAACTACTCCTTCCAATGGGTGACATTTTCTCGGAAGTTTCTCTCTTACTCCAG GAGGAGACAGCAGTGCGCATGGTGGAATCATCCTTGCGAACATCAGAGTACCGGCCCATCAATGTCTTTGTCAATTTCTACTCAG ATCCTGAATACAAGTTTAAGGTCCCAAGGACAAATTTTTTCCCTCAGCCCAAT GTTGATGCTGCTGTTGTTACGTTTAAGCTGAAGCAACCGGCGGAGTATCCCCGAGTTTCTTCCACAAAGAGCTTCTTCTCAATG GTCAATTCTGCATTCAATGGGAAACGTAAGATGTTACGGAGATCACTTCAGCACATATGCACATCCCTTGAAATCGAAAAAGCTTTGGGAAGTGTTGGTCTTCCAATTACC TCTAGACCAGAAGAGCTTACCTTAGATGATTTTGTGAATCTGCATAACTTGATTGTGAAAGTATAG
- the LOC132186687 gene encoding putative disease resistance protein RGA4: protein MAELASGVASKILEKLGSLAYGEFILVLDIKSQLIELEGTMTTIKAVLLDAEEKQATNRALSIWLRQLKDIFYAAEDVLDEIECEVLRKRVLRTYGRPNREVRGCFSGCSALAFRSKLGHKIMGIKEKLSKIAANKDQFNLIARLEDNHVMHRRRDITHSFVLPSDVIGRDDDRKNIIDLLMHPNADRNVNVVFIVGLGGFGKTTIAKLVYNDKHVAEHFELRMWVCVSEDFDVARLIKEILKCASGTIDENLGVDMWQTSLRDCLRNKRFLLVLDDVWNEDRSKWIELKGLLSAGLEGSRIIVTTRTHMVASIMGTGLTYTLERLSHKDCLSLFVEWAFKEGEDKQYPNLLEIGKEIAKKCQGVPLAIRTLGSLLFSKVDEHEWESVRDSEIWRLEQKEGDILPALKLSYDQMPSHLKQCFAFCSLFPKDFLFNSDLLIQFWMAHGLLNKTCNSQNIELEDVGDMCIKELWSRSFFQDVEHDLWYYRYWFKMHDIVHDLALKVAEEECSVVGFHTQNIVGTIRHLSFSHNGLQVPKYFYMLSCGVRTTLFQTKQVPALVEACISRFKYLRVLDLSYSSFEVLSRSICTLKHLRFLNLAWNDRIKKLPNSICKLYNLQTLLLHGCPRLERLPKDTKKMINLRYLTVTTTYTYLFENGACHLNSLRFLRVYYCPRLEILFQGMNGRLTNLRTLVILGCNRLTSLTHDIKLLTTVETLIVENCKELSLTGGEDGRNLKLSLRKLKILDLPKLEVLPEWLKGSADTLQFLSIRDCPNLMALPEWLPSLKSLRTLEIFYCPKLSSLPEGMDRLTALRELTIDDCDELVRKCKEEDHPKIAHIPSVQLD, encoded by the coding sequence ATGGCTGAACTTGCCTCTGGCGTCGCAAGTAAGATCTTGGAGAAGTTAGGATCCCTTGCTTACGGAGAGTTCATCTTGGTATTGGACATCAAAAGCCAGCTGATAGAGCTTGAGGGCACCATGACAACCATTAAAGCCGTGCTCTTGGATGCTGAAGAGAAACAAGCTACCAATCGGGCGCTGAGCATCTGGCTAAGGCAGCTTAAAGATATTTTTTATGCTGCCGAGGATGTGCTTGATGAAATTGAGTGCGAAGTTCTAAGGAAGCGAGTGCTCAGAACATATGGGCGCCCTAATAGAGAGGTACGTGGTTGCTTTTCAGGCTGTAGCGCCCTTGCATTCCGCTCTAAATTGGGTCACAAAATCATGGGCATTAAAGAGAAATTAAGTAAGATTGCAGCTAATAAGGATCAATTTAATCTCATAGCACGGCTTGAAGATAACCATGTCATGCACAGGAGGAGGGACATAACCCACTCATTTGTTCTTCCTTCAGATGTTATCGGTAGGGATGAtgatagaaaaaatataatagatCTTTTGATGCACCCAAATGCTGACAGAAATGTCAATGTAGTTTTTATAGTTGGACTAGGAGGTTTTGGAAAGACTACAATTGCTAAGTTGGTATACAATGATAAACATGTAGCTGAGCATTTCGAATTGAGGATGTGGGTTTGTGTATCTGAGGATTTTGATGTTGCTAGATTAATTAAAGAAATCCTTAAATGTGCAAGTGGTACAATTGATGAGAATTTGGGTGTAGATATGTGGCAAACTAGTTTAAGAGACTGTTTAAGGAATAAGAGGTTTCTACTCGTTTTGGATGATGTTTGGAACGAGGATCGTAGTAAATGGATTGAGTTGAAAGGGTTGTTAAGTGCTGGTTTAGAGGGAAGTAGAATTATTGTGACAACACGTACTCACATGGTTGCCTCCATTATGGGAACTGGTCTCACATACACTTTAGAACGTTTATCCCACAAAGATTGTTTGTCTTTATTTGTGGAATGGGCATTTAAGGAAGGGGAAGACAAACAATATCCAAACCTCTtagaaattggaaaagaaattgCGAAAAAATGTCAAGGAGTTCCATTGGCAATAAGGACTTTAGGCAGCCTACTTTTCTCAAAGGTTGATGAACATGAGTGGGAATCTGTGAGAGATAGTGAGATATGGAGATTAGAACAAAAAGAGGGTGATATTTTACCTGCATTAAAACTAAGTTATGATCAAATGCCGTCTCATTTGAAGCAATGCTTTGCCTTTTGTTCTCTTTTCCCAAAggattttttattcaatagtGATTTACTGATTCAATTTTGGATGGCGCATGGACTCCTTAATAAAACATGTAATAGTCAAAATATAGAGTTGGAAGATGTTGGCGACATGTGTATCAAGGAGTTGTGGTCTAGATCTTTCTTCCAAGATGTTGAACATGATCTTTGGTACTACAGATATTGGTTTAAAATGCACGATATTGTCCATGATCTTGCACTCAAGGTTGCAGAAGAAGAGTGTTCAGTAGTTGGCTTTCACACACAAAACATTGTTGGAACAATTCGTCATTTGTCATTTTCTCACAATGGTCTACAAGTTCCCAAATACTTTTACATGTTAAGCTGTGGTGTGCGAACCACTTTGTTCCAAACCAAACAAGTACCAGCCTTGGTTGAAGCATGCATCTCAAGATTCAAGTACTTGCGGGTGCTTGATTTAAGTTATTCGTCTTTTGAGGTGTTGTCAAGATCTATTTGTACTTTGAAACATTTGAGATTCTTGAACCTAGCTTGGAATGACAGAATCAAGAAACTTCCTAATTCCATTTGCAAGCTGTATAATTTGCAAACTTTACTACTTCATGGATGTCCGAGACTTGAGCGGTTGCCCAAAGATACAAAGAAGATGATCAACCTTAGGTATTTGACAGTAACAACAACTTACACCTACTTGTTTGAGAATGGTGCATGTCACTTGAATTCTCTTCGGTTTTTGCGTGTATATTATTGTCCGAGATTAGAAATTTTGTTTCAAGGGATGAATGGACGCCTTACCAACCTTCGTACATTGGTTATTTTAGGTTGTAATAGGTTGACCTCTTTGACACATGATATCAAGCTCCTAACCACCGTAGAGACCTTGATAGTTGAGAATTGTAAAGAGCTTAGTTTGACAGGAGGAGAAGACGGTCGGAATCTTAAGTTGAGCCTTCGAAAATTGAAGATTCTAGATTTACCAAAGTTGGAGGTTTTGCCAGAATGGCTCAAAGGATCTGCTGACACTTTACAGTTCCTAAGTATTAGAGATTGTCCGAACTTGATGGCCTTACCAGAGTGGCTACCAAGTTTGAAATCACTTCGCACACTTGAGATTTTTTATTGCCCCAAATTGTCATCTCTTCCGGAGGGAATGGATCGTCTCACTGCACTAAGAGAATTGACGATTGACGATTGTGATGAATTGGTTAGGAAATGCAAAGAGGAAGATCATCCCAAGATTGCTCACATACCATCAGTTCAACTGGATTAG
- the LOC132186688 gene encoding two-component response regulator ARR14-like, translating to MHERWRALSRLGTEQGLFSFNSMNSEKAISIESMINASPLPEAVSVLVVDGNSSCLAIISKMLYKFGYKVLIAKRATVALSIVREKEDDLHLVLAEAHLPDMDKYEFLERMGEMSKLPVVLMSADDNENAMLGSLFKGAMFYLVKPVTLNNVRNLWQFASMKSREETAATDGVSSVQGETSDIEIQSFENKMQQSHQKAKRKVPEAMEKDEEEDNDDSTVIKKPKLIWTNDLHNRFLEAIRVLGIDGAHPKKILQHMKVQGLKKENISSHLQKYRLFLKREQDAIQKTMTRDTTGSSMASNQQAPFNLQGFLQFSNHQSPVTSYQLESSCSDISNPLYGQLMEPRNQLDSTYPNSGLVGIWITSNDLAGFGQTGNSNGEEILRGDTDPFSVDSIGFGNATHCLTLLSDSL from the exons ATGCATGAAAGGTGGCGTGCCTTGTCAAGACTTGGCACTGAGCAAGGACTTTTCAG CTTCAACAGCATGAACAGTGAGAAGGCCATCTCAATTGAGTCTATGATAAATGCCAGTCCATTGCCCGAAGCTGTCAGCGTTTTGGTTGTGGATGGCAATTCTTCATGTCTTGCAATCATATCGAAAATGCTCTATAAATTCGGTTATAAAG TTTTAATTGCAAAACGAGCCACTGTCGCGTTGTCGATTGTACGGGAGAAAGAAGATGACCTTCACCTTGTTCTGGCAGAGGCTCATTTGCCTGACATGGATAAATACGAGTTCCTAGAGAGAATGGGAGAAATGTCCAAATTACCAGTTGTTC TTATGTCGGCTGATGATAATGAGAATGCTATGTTAGGCAGCCTGTTCAAGGGTGCTATGTTCTATCTTGTGAAACCAGTTACCTTGAACAATGTAAGAAACCTATGGCAGTTTGCATCAATGAAGAGTAGAGAGGAAACAGCAGCCACTGATGGAGTAAGCAGTGTTCAGGGGGAAACATCTGATATAGAGATTCAATCATTTGAGAACAAAATGCAGCAGAGTcaccaaaaggccaaaagaaaaGTGCCGGAAGCAATGGAGAAAGATGAGGAGGAAGACAATGACGATTCAACTGTCATAAAGAAGCCAAAGCTAATTTGGACAAATGATCTACATAACAGATTCCTGGAAGCTATCAGAGTATTAGGCATTGACG GAGCTCATCCAAAGAAGATACTTCAGCATATGAAGGTCCAGGgactaaaaaaggaaaatatttcaaGCCATTTACAG AAATATCGTCTCTTCTTGAAGCGGGAACAAGATGCAATCCAAAAGACCATGACTAGAGATACTACTGGATCAAGTATGGCATCAAATCAGCAAGCACCATTCAATTTACAaggatttcttcaattttcaaatCATCAATCCCCAGTGACATCATATCAACTAGAGTCAAGCTGTAGTGATATATCAAATCCTTTGTATGGGCAACTGATGGAACCAAGGAATCAGCTAGATTCTACTTATCCCAATTCTGGCCTTGTTGGAATTTGGATCACTAGCAATGACCTGGCAGGATTTGGCCAGACAGGAAATTCTAATGGTGAAGAAATCCTCAGAGGGGACACAGATCCCTTCAGTGTGGATAGTATTGGCTTTGGAAATGCAACACATTGCCTAACATTGCTGAGTGATTCCTTGTAA